Proteins from a single region of Candidatus Binatia bacterium:
- a CDS encoding DUF2723 domain-containing protein, with the protein MRRAAFAAATFVIPAIVYAASASPEPASWDTAELQGVPYVLGISHPTGFPFYVLLGYVWSHAFAFGSIAWRTNVMSGVAIAVACIAAYGAALQFGASRLVAMAATLWFAFTRNVWSHASRAEAQDLAVACAALAIYAFVRWMQGGRDRWFVAAFALAGLGMAAHPNALWIVPAFIVGAVLARRRPPRRVAAIAAAAVLAGLLLYAYLPLRSTYVVAHGLDPTASLVGAGGGIFWNYNDPRTLHGLAAELTGSETQTPAYVLASFNPLHVKDALWAFVTGLLTEYGPIATILIFVGFVVAWRRDWRTTLVVAMAATTALIFSVVYPNESDVGRYRLLASWLGVPLLGALTPPSRRTLDTILHTSLVAFLLVGAGMAFERHRAYFNHPPREGGRWVIDAVRPYVPPGAAIVTGWLDATSLAYGAYVDASLPGRIIVSDDALRTERYRPWTKQRRVFVLVNPHDVNALPGTRDLVKLDDYHELFEVEP; encoded by the coding sequence GTGAGGCGGGCGGCGTTCGCCGCCGCGACGTTCGTCATCCCGGCGATCGTCTACGCGGCGAGTGCGTCGCCCGAACCGGCCTCCTGGGACACGGCAGAGCTGCAGGGCGTTCCGTACGTCCTGGGAATCTCGCATCCCACAGGATTCCCGTTCTACGTGTTGCTCGGCTATGTCTGGTCGCACGCGTTTGCGTTCGGTTCGATCGCGTGGCGCACGAACGTGATGAGCGGCGTCGCGATCGCGGTGGCATGCATCGCGGCGTACGGCGCCGCGCTGCAATTCGGCGCGAGCCGGCTCGTCGCGATGGCGGCGACGCTGTGGTTCGCCTTCACGCGCAACGTCTGGTCGCACGCCTCGCGTGCCGAGGCGCAGGATCTCGCGGTCGCGTGCGCCGCGCTGGCAATCTACGCGTTCGTACGCTGGATGCAGGGTGGACGGGATCGCTGGTTCGTCGCCGCGTTCGCGCTCGCCGGTCTCGGCATGGCGGCGCATCCAAACGCCTTATGGATTGTGCCGGCTTTTATCGTTGGCGCTGTCCTCGCGCGGCGCCGCCCACCGCGCCGGGTCGCAGCAATCGCCGCCGCGGCCGTCCTGGCCGGGCTACTCCTGTACGCCTATCTCCCGCTGCGCTCGACGTACGTCGTGGCGCACGGCTTGGATCCCACCGCGTCGCTCGTGGGCGCCGGCGGCGGAATCTTCTGGAACTATAACGATCCGCGCACGTTGCACGGCCTCGCCGCCGAGCTGACCGGCAGCGAGACCCAGACGCCGGCCTACGTGCTGGCCTCATTCAACCCCCTTCACGTGAAGGACGCTCTATGGGCCTTCGTCACGGGGCTGCTAACGGAGTACGGCCCGATCGCGACGATCCTGATCTTCGTGGGTTTCGTCGTCGCGTGGCGCAGAGATTGGCGAACGACGCTGGTGGTTGCGATGGCCGCGACGACGGCGTTGATCTTCTCGGTCGTGTACCCCAACGAGAGTGACGTCGGGCGCTATCGGCTGCTGGCGTCGTGGCTCGGCGTCCCGCTGCTCGGCGCGCTCACGCCGCCGTCGCGGCGAACGCTAGATACGATCCTACACACGTCGCTGGTCGCATTTCTCCTGGTCGGCGCCGGGATGGCGTTCGAGCGGCACCGCGCGTACTTCAACCATCCTCCACGCGAAGGCGGACGCTGGGTCATCGACGCGGTGCGCCCGTACGTTCCACCGGGCGCAGCGATCGTCACCGGCTGGCTCGACGCGACGTCGCTCGCGTACGGCGCGTACGTCGATGCATCGCTGCCCGGCCGCATCATCGTCTCCGACGACGCGCTGCGCACCGAGCGCTATCGGCCCTGGACGAAGCAGCGCCGCGTGTTCGTGCTCGTCAATCCTCACGACGTCAACGCGCTTCCCGGAACGCGCGATCTCGTGAAACTCGACGATTATCACGAGTTATTCGAAGTCGAACCTTGA
- a CDS encoding PDZ domain-containing protein has product MDQGYYRYPSIAHDRIVYVCEDDLWSVSSSGGDGVRLTVSFGTCSFPRLSPDGESIAFVSTDEGSPELYVMPARGGEPRRLTFLGATLAWATGWSDDGSEIYFVANPTAWYEGETRPFAISKDGGAPRELNLGHARALSFGPGGRLAIGRNATDPARWKRYRGGTAGEIWVDASGSGEFARLPLPDGNTCWPMWIGDRIFFLADHEGIGNLYSCRLDGDDIRRHTHESEYYVRFPSTDGKRIVYSAGAEIGLYDIASDTSRRIAVATHSAAPQAARRFESAAESLESFAPHPDGTRLAFVARGQQFTMPLFEGAAIRHGTDGRARARLTQWFHDGKHLVFVTDANGYEQIAICEADTPSEPRLITSGDIGRVTDLVCSPTGDTVVFANHRHELCALDVEDGKVRRLDTCPPHRIEDLAFSPDGRFVAYVWWPAHGTSIIRIVKVRSGKIHDVTAPLRTDESPAWDPAGKYLYFISTRDFNPVYDALQFDLSFPQAGRPFVATLRSDVPSPFVPKPKPIHHDHERERERERDRSNGKPEKPVDVEIDFDGITGRVLAFPVDEGDYHDIVATRDRVLFTRFAVKGIKPTRREELDTDGHGTLLAYDIDQQRLATIATECDEIELGRDGRTLIYRSHDRLRAIDAQSELPEEGDEQKPPPEPGRRSGWLELDRASVEIVPRDEWFQMYREAWRLQPEQFWVEDMSDIDWDRVFDRYAAILPRVRTRGELSDLIWEMQGELGTSHAYEWGGDYREPRQYQRGFLGADLHWDETRDGYCIERIYRGDSWNRDSDSPLAEPGADVHEGDCIVAIGGKRLSSDTTPDRLLVNAAGREISVTLRGKKNEERTVLVKALENEAALRYRAWVEANRRIVHERTGERIGYVHIPDMGPWGFAEFHRGYLSEFDRKGLIIDVRYNRGGHVSPLLLQKLTRKRVGYDTPRYGSPIPYPPESVGGPIVALTNQFAGSDGDIFSHCFKLYKLGPLVGKRTWGGVIGIDPYHHLVDGTLTTQPEFSFWFVDVGWRVENYGTEPDYDVDIAPHEYRDDKDPQLDFALELMDRALEGYEELRPDLSTRPSLPLPSLT; this is encoded by the coding sequence ATGGACCAGGGCTACTACCGCTATCCATCGATAGCGCACGATCGCATCGTCTACGTTTGCGAGGACGATCTCTGGAGCGTTTCCTCGTCCGGCGGCGACGGCGTCCGGCTAACGGTGAGCTTTGGGACATGCTCCTTTCCGCGACTCTCGCCGGACGGAGAATCGATCGCGTTCGTCTCGACGGACGAGGGCAGTCCCGAGCTCTACGTGATGCCGGCGCGCGGCGGCGAGCCGCGCCGCCTCACCTTTCTCGGCGCGACGCTCGCGTGGGCGACCGGTTGGAGCGACGACGGCAGCGAGATCTATTTCGTCGCCAATCCAACGGCATGGTACGAGGGCGAGACGCGGCCGTTTGCAATCTCAAAAGACGGCGGCGCGCCGCGCGAGCTAAACCTCGGTCACGCTCGCGCACTTTCGTTCGGCCCGGGAGGCCGGCTCGCGATCGGGCGCAACGCTACCGATCCCGCGCGCTGGAAGCGCTATCGCGGCGGTACGGCCGGCGAGATTTGGGTCGACGCATCCGGTTCCGGCGAGTTCGCTCGGCTGCCGCTGCCCGACGGAAACACATGCTGGCCGATGTGGATCGGCGATCGAATCTTTTTCTTGGCCGACCACGAGGGCATCGGCAACCTCTATTCGTGCCGTCTCGACGGAGACGACATCCGGCGCCACACGCACGAGAGCGAGTATTACGTCCGGTTTCCTTCGACCGACGGCAAGCGCATCGTGTACTCCGCGGGCGCTGAGATCGGGCTGTACGACATCGCGAGCGACACGTCGCGAAGGATCGCGGTCGCAACGCATTCGGCGGCGCCGCAGGCGGCACGGCGCTTCGAGAGCGCCGCGGAGTCGCTCGAGTCGTTTGCCCCGCACCCGGACGGCACGCGGCTCGCGTTCGTCGCACGCGGGCAGCAGTTCACGATGCCGCTCTTCGAAGGCGCGGCGATTCGACACGGCACCGACGGGCGCGCCCGCGCGCGGCTGACGCAGTGGTTCCACGACGGAAAGCACTTGGTGTTCGTTACCGATGCCAACGGTTACGAACAGATCGCGATCTGCGAGGCCGACACGCCCAGCGAGCCGCGTCTGATCACGAGCGGCGACATCGGCCGCGTCACCGACCTGGTATGCTCGCCAACCGGCGACACAGTCGTCTTCGCAAACCACCGCCACGAGCTCTGTGCGCTCGACGTGGAGGACGGAAAGGTGCGCCGGCTCGACACCTGCCCGCCGCACCGCATCGAGGACCTCGCGTTCTCGCCGGACGGCCGCTTCGTGGCCTACGTTTGGTGGCCGGCACACGGGACTTCCATCATCCGCATCGTCAAGGTCCGCTCCGGCAAGATTCACGACGTCACGGCGCCGCTGCGCACGGACGAGTCGCCGGCGTGGGATCCCGCCGGGAAATACCTGTACTTCATTTCCACGCGCGACTTCAATCCGGTCTACGACGCGCTGCAGTTCGACCTGAGCTTCCCGCAGGCCGGGCGTCCGTTCGTTGCTACGCTGCGCAGCGACGTCCCGTCTCCGTTCGTGCCCAAACCCAAGCCGATTCACCACGACCACGAGCGCGAGCGCGAACGCGAGCGCGACCGGTCGAACGGAAAACCGGAGAAGCCGGTCGACGTCGAGATCGACTTCGACGGCATCACGGGTCGCGTGCTAGCCTTCCCCGTCGACGAGGGAGATTACCACGACATCGTCGCCACGCGCGATCGCGTCCTCTTCACGCGCTTTGCGGTCAAGGGAATCAAGCCCACGCGCCGCGAGGAGCTCGACACCGACGGTCACGGCACGCTGCTCGCCTACGACATCGATCAGCAACGCCTGGCGACCATCGCGACCGAATGCGACGAGATCGAGCTCGGCCGCGACGGCCGCACGTTGATCTACCGGTCGCACGACCGGCTGCGGGCGATCGATGCGCAGAGCGAGCTTCCCGAAGAGGGTGACGAGCAGAAGCCGCCGCCAGAGCCGGGGCGCCGCAGCGGCTGGCTCGAGCTCGATCGCGCCAGCGTCGAGATCGTGCCTCGCGACGAATGGTTCCAGATGTATCGTGAGGCGTGGCGCCTGCAGCCGGAGCAGTTTTGGGTCGAGGACATGAGCGACATAGATTGGGATCGCGTCTTCGACCGCTACGCCGCGATTCTGCCGCGCGTACGCACGCGCGGCGAACTGTCGGACCTCATCTGGGAGATGCAGGGCGAGCTCGGCACGTCGCACGCGTACGAGTGGGGAGGCGACTATCGCGAGCCGCGCCAATATCAGCGCGGGTTTCTCGGAGCCGACCTGCACTGGGACGAAACGCGCGACGGCTACTGTATCGAGCGCATCTACCGCGGCGATTCGTGGAATCGCGATAGCGATTCGCCGCTCGCCGAGCCGGGGGCGGACGTGCATGAGGGCGACTGCATCGTGGCGATCGGCGGCAAGCGGCTATCGAGCGACACGACGCCGGATCGTCTGCTGGTGAACGCCGCCGGCCGTGAGATCTCGGTGACGCTGCGCGGCAAGAAGAACGAGGAGCGCACGGTTTTGGTCAAGGCGCTCGAAAACGAGGCCGCGCTGCGCTACCGCGCCTGGGTCGAGGCGAATCGGCGAATCGTCCACGAGCGTACCGGCGAGCGTATCGGGTACGTGCACATCCCGGACATGGGACCGTGGGGATTCGCCGAGTTCCATCGCGGCTATCTGAGCGAGTTCGACCGCAAGGGACTCATCATAGACGTTCGCTACAATCGCGGCGGCCACGTTTCGCCGCTCTTGCTCCAGAAGCTCACGCGCAAGCGCGTCGGTTACGACACGCCGCGCTACGGATCGCCGATTCCGTATCCGCCGGAGTCCGTCGGCGGTCCGATCGTCGCGCTCACCAACCAATTCGCCGGTTCCGACGGCGACATCTTCAGCCACTGCTTCAAGCTGTACAAGCTCGGACCGCTCGTCGGCAAGCGCACGTGGGGAGGCGTGATCGGCATCGACCCGTACCATCATCTCGTCGACGGCACGCTCACCACGCAGCCGGAGTTCTCCTTTTGGTTCGTCGACGTCGGATGGCGCGTCGAGAATTACGGAACGGAGCCGGACTACGACGTCGACATCGCGCCGCACGAGTATCGAGACGATAAGGACCCGCAGCTCGACTTCGCGCTCGAGCTAATGGATCGCGCGCTCGAGGGCTACGAGGAGTTGCGCCCGGACCTCTCGACTCGCCCGTCGTTACCTCTTCCTTCGCTTACGTGA
- a CDS encoding DNA-3-methyladenine glycosylase I: MTKQPMKRCSWARSEPMIAYHDTEWGVPVHDDQMLFELLCLEGAQAGLSWETVLRKRDRYRSLFKDFDPAAVARFTPARIEKILGDPGIIRNRAKVESVVANAKALLKVRKEFGSFDTYIWSFVDGKPAAKRRRSTAQIPSSSAQSQAMSGDLRARGFRFVGPTICYAFMQAVGMVNDHLVSCFRCRS; the protein is encoded by the coding sequence ATGACCAAGCAACCGATGAAGCGCTGCAGCTGGGCCCGGTCGGAGCCGATGATCGCCTATCACGATACAGAGTGGGGCGTGCCGGTGCACGACGACCAAATGCTGTTCGAACTGCTCTGCCTGGAAGGTGCGCAGGCGGGGCTGAGCTGGGAAACTGTGTTGCGCAAACGCGATCGCTACCGCAGCCTCTTTAAGGACTTCGATCCCGCGGCCGTTGCGCGCTTCACGCCGGCGCGCATCGAGAAGATCCTCGGGGATCCGGGCATCATCCGCAACCGCGCAAAGGTCGAGTCAGTCGTTGCCAACGCTAAGGCGCTGCTGAAAGTGCGAAAAGAGTTCGGCTCGTTTGACACGTACATCTGGAGCTTCGTCGACGGCAAGCCCGCCGCCAAACGTCGGCGCTCGACCGCGCAGATCCCGTCGTCGAGCGCGCAATCCCAGGCGATGAGCGGCGATCTACGCGCGCGCGGTTTCCGGTTCGTCGGCCCCACGATCTGCTATGCCTTCATGCAGGCCGTCGGGATGGTCAACGACCATCTCGTCAGCTGCTTCAGGTGTCGATCCTAA
- a CDS encoding glycosyltransferase family 39 protein — protein MTQRNRVPIAAALVTLAVHLAGNPHYGFFRDELYFIVCGFHPAFGYVDQPPIAPLLAAATQLFGHSLFLLRAVPALFAAAGVYVTCLLVIELGGGAFAQILAAFAALFANVLMSFGMKVGPDMVGLWLWPLAALYVLRVVKGGDLRLWLAAGAAVGVSLESKYSAVFFAVALTAGLALTPQRRVLGSRWFVAGAALAAAIALPNFIWQAAHGFPMWELLRNGQNGKNLVASPGLYLVQQLLLTSLFLSPIWIVGLIWLLCNHTARFLGYAYIVLTILMIALHAKHYYAGDAYPILMAAGGVAIEVGTRRRVWLQGALVGVAVAAGLFFTPFSLPVLSEPAMLRYTAFVGGVLHVKRSTMQTERFRTAALPEDWADMHGWPELTATIARIYHALPAGERAQAAIVASNYGEAAAIDFFGKRYGLPPALSGHNNYWLWGPRGYSGDVVIDVNGDCGRDSFPGLFRNALLVARSDPPWVISYEQNIPIMLCTGIRTPLTQLWPRLKNYI, from the coding sequence TTGACCCAACGTAACCGCGTTCCGATCGCCGCGGCACTCGTCACGCTGGCGGTTCATCTGGCGGGAAATCCGCACTACGGCTTCTTCCGCGACGAGCTCTACTTCATCGTCTGCGGATTCCACCCGGCATTCGGTTACGTGGATCAGCCGCCGATCGCGCCGCTGTTGGCGGCGGCCACGCAACTCTTCGGCCACTCACTCTTCCTGTTGCGCGCCGTACCGGCGCTGTTCGCCGCGGCCGGCGTGTACGTAACGTGCCTGTTGGTCATCGAGCTCGGAGGGGGCGCGTTCGCGCAGATCCTCGCAGCATTCGCGGCGCTCTTCGCCAACGTGCTGATGAGCTTCGGAATGAAGGTCGGGCCGGACATGGTCGGTTTGTGGCTCTGGCCGCTCGCCGCGCTGTACGTGTTGCGCGTCGTCAAGGGCGGAGATCTGCGTCTGTGGCTGGCCGCGGGCGCCGCGGTCGGCGTCAGCCTCGAGAGCAAGTACAGCGCCGTGTTCTTCGCCGTCGCCCTGACCGCCGGACTCGCGCTGACGCCGCAGCGCCGAGTACTGGGTTCGCGCTGGTTCGTCGCCGGCGCCGCGCTGGCCGCCGCGATCGCGCTTCCGAACTTCATCTGGCAGGCCGCGCACGGGTTCCCGATGTGGGAGCTGCTGCGCAACGGGCAAAACGGCAAGAACCTCGTCGCGAGCCCCGGGCTCTATCTCGTCCAGCAGCTGCTCCTCACGAGTCTCTTTCTGTCGCCGATCTGGATCGTCGGCCTCATTTGGCTGCTGTGCAATCACACGGCGCGCTTTCTGGGCTACGCATACATCGTCTTGACGATCCTGATGATCGCCCTCCACGCCAAGCACTATTACGCCGGCGACGCGTATCCGATTCTGATGGCCGCCGGCGGAGTCGCCATCGAGGTCGGAACGCGTCGCCGCGTTTGGCTGCAGGGCGCGCTCGTCGGCGTGGCGGTCGCGGCCGGCCTTTTCTTTACGCCGTTCTCCCTGCCCGTGCTCTCGGAACCGGCAATGCTCCGTTACACGGCGTTCGTCGGCGGCGTGCTGCACGTCAAGCGCTCGACGATGCAGACCGAGCGCTTTAGGACCGCGGCCCTGCCCGAGGATTGGGCCGACATGCACGGTTGGCCCGAGCTCACTGCGACGATCGCGCGCATCTACCACGCGCTCCCGGCGGGCGAACGCGCCCAGGCCGCGATCGTCGCAAGCAACTACGGTGAGGCCGCCGCGATCGACTTCTTCGGTAAACGCTACGGGCTGCCGCCGGCGCTCTCCGGGCATAACAACTATTGGCTGTGGGGCCCGCGCGGCTACAGCGGTGACGTCGTAATCGACGTCAACGGCGATTGTGGGCGCGACAGCTTTCCCGGCCTGTTCCGCAACGCGCTGCTCGTGGCGCGTTCCGATCCGCCTTGGGTGATCTCGTACGAGCAGAACATTCCGATCATGCTCTGCACCGGGATCCGGACGCCGCTCACGCAGCTCTGGCCGCGCCTCAAGAATTATATTTAA
- a CDS encoding glycoside hydrolase family 125 protein, whose protein sequence is MRSTNARLAAVCAIAVSIGVVLPAPAASQTLVVPLTGKRVRQIETEQLFHTLFHDFFLEDDATTYVQTGDIPVMWLRDSSAQTIPYIRFQPAYPILRERFAGVIERNARNILTNPYANAFDADYHVWERKWEIDSLAWPTVLASVYWRSTGDRTVFTPDLHRALRTIVTTYGCEERHWSCSRYRYPERTYSDDYYNPNTGMIWGAFRPSDDAVQYRFNVPQNAMAVVALRDVVQLANDGYGDASLARDAQELGERVEAGVQMYGRFYDAGRSTWMYAYETDGYGKYNLMDDANIPNLTTLPYIDWCSSFDLTYLSTRAFALSMDNPWFFSGRYAQGLGSPHTPYGYVWPLGIIGRALTATSSLEVATAITTLAETDGESGLIHESFYPDGYWRYTRPEFGWANALGAELFFRSLAGEPATEFAWDGPIMPLQRRSNTPRLVPLFTQFENAAEVNATLGRLLYATGGGIPHK, encoded by the coding sequence GTGCGGTCGACCAATGCACGCCTCGCGGCCGTCTGCGCGATCGCCGTGTCAATCGGGGTCGTTTTGCCGGCGCCGGCAGCAAGCCAAACCCTCGTCGTACCGCTCACGGGCAAACGCGTGCGCCAGATCGAGACGGAGCAGCTTTTTCACACGCTGTTCCACGACTTCTTCCTAGAAGACGATGCCACGACGTACGTCCAGACCGGCGACATCCCGGTGATGTGGCTGCGCGATTCGTCGGCGCAGACCATCCCGTACATCCGCTTTCAACCCGCCTATCCGATTCTGCGCGAGCGCTTCGCAGGAGTGATCGAGCGCAACGCCCGCAACATCCTCACCAACCCCTACGCGAACGCGTTCGACGCCGACTACCACGTGTGGGAGCGCAAGTGGGAGATCGACTCGCTCGCGTGGCCGACCGTTCTCGCATCGGTGTATTGGCGCTCGACCGGCGATCGGACCGTGTTCACGCCAGACCTGCACCGCGCGCTGAGGACGATCGTGACGACGTACGGATGCGAGGAGCGTCACTGGAGTTGCAGCCGCTACCGCTACCCCGAGCGTACGTACAGCGACGACTACTACAATCCTAACACCGGCATGATCTGGGGCGCCTTTCGTCCCTCCGATGACGCCGTACAGTATCGGTTCAACGTCCCCCAGAACGCGATGGCGGTCGTCGCGCTACGCGACGTCGTGCAGTTGGCGAACGACGGTTACGGTGACGCCTCGCTCGCGCGCGACGCCCAGGAGCTAGGGGAGCGCGTGGAGGCCGGCGTGCAGATGTATGGGCGCTTTTACGACGCGGGCCGCAGCACGTGGATGTACGCCTACGAGACTGACGGCTACGGAAAATACAACCTCATGGACGACGCGAACATCCCAAACCTCACGACGCTGCCCTATATCGACTGGTGTTCGTCGTTCGACTTGACGTATTTGTCGACGCGCGCCTTTGCGCTTAGCATGGACAACCCGTGGTTTTTCTCCGGGCGTTACGCGCAAGGCCTGGGCAGCCCGCACACGCCCTACGGCTACGTGTGGCCGCTGGGAATCATCGGCCGCGCGCTCACCGCGACGTCGTCGCTCGAGGTCGCGACGGCAATCACCACGCTCGCGGAAACCGACGGCGAGAGCGGGCTCATCCACGAGAGCTTCTATCCCGACGGCTACTGGCGCTACACGCGTCCGGAGTTCGGTTGGGCCAACGCGCTGGGCGCCGAGCTCTTCTTCCGGAGCCTGGCGGGCGAGCCCGCGACCGAATTCGCGTGGGACGGCCCGATCATGCCGCTCCAGCGCCGCTCGAACACGCCGCGCCTCGTCCCCCTTTTCACGCAGTTCGAAAACGCCGCGGAGGTCAACGCAACGCTCGGTCGCCTTTTGTACGCGACGGGCGGCGGGATACCGCACAAATAA
- the meaB gene encoding methylmalonyl Co-A mutase-associated GTPase MeaB, translating into MKRQPSDAELLRDFELGKPRALARAISRAEAGRGGDLVRALYPETGRAMTIGLTGPPGVGKSTLASGLVRKARALHRSVGVVSVDPSSPFSHGALLGDRIRLTEHFTDESVFIRSMASRGHLGGLAGATADAVLLMDAYGFDVVLIETVGVGQSEVAIAELAQTTLVALQPGSGDSIQVLKAGIMEIADVFVVNKSDHPMADQLRREIRSMMEMLHWPGWVPELVTTQALSGDGIDELWSAIERHIAYLNETGEITARRREAFIHQVRQLALGRLERRLDRALRDDSHDDVDPYEAADRILSAFDSPERA; encoded by the coding sequence TTGAAACGTCAACCGAGCGACGCCGAACTGCTGCGCGACTTCGAGCTGGGTAAGCCGCGCGCGCTCGCGCGCGCCATCTCGCGCGCGGAGGCGGGGCGCGGCGGCGATCTCGTGCGCGCGCTCTATCCGGAGACGGGCCGCGCGATGACGATCGGACTCACGGGACCGCCCGGCGTTGGCAAATCGACGCTCGCCTCCGGCCTCGTGCGCAAGGCGCGCGCCCTGCATCGCAGCGTCGGCGTCGTGTCGGTCGATCCCAGCTCGCCGTTTTCGCACGGCGCGCTACTCGGCGATCGAATTCGGCTGACCGAGCATTTTACCGACGAGTCCGTCTTCATTCGATCGATGGCGAGCCGCGGACATCTCGGCGGTCTCGCCGGCGCGACGGCCGACGCCGTGCTCTTGATGGACGCGTACGGTTTCGACGTCGTGCTTATAGAGACGGTCGGCGTGGGACAGAGCGAGGTCGCGATCGCCGAGCTGGCGCAGACGACGCTCGTCGCGCTGCAGCCGGGCAGCGGCGATTCGATCCAGGTGCTCAAGGCCGGGATCATGGAGATCGCCGACGTTTTCGTCGTGAACAAGTCGGACCACCCGATGGCGGATCAGCTGCGCCGTGAGATTCGGTCGATGATGGAGATGCTGCACTGGCCGGGGTGGGTTCCGGAGCTCGTGACGACGCAGGCGCTTTCGGGCGACGGCATCGACGAGCTGTGGAGCGCGATCGAGCGGCACATCGCCTATCTTAACGAAACCGGCGAAATCACCGCGCGGCGGCGTGAGGCATTCATCCATCAGGTGCGGCAGCTCGCGTTGGGCCGGTTGGAGCGGCGTCTCGACCGGGCGTTGCGCGATGACTCTCACGATGACGTAGACCCATACGAAGCCGCCGATCGGATTCTCTCGGCCTTCGACTCGCCCGAGCGCGCCTAG
- the aceA gene encoding isocitrate lyase, translating into MLNANGRAVALRRLWKSGSRWNGITRRYSAEDVLRLQGSVVVEHTLAAMGARRLWRDLQTDEPVTALGTLSGGQAVQAARAGLRALYCSGWQVAADANAAGEMYPDQSLYPVNSVPALVERLNNALARLDQVESLEGRGGAHWYLPIVADAEAGFGGALNVFELMKAMIRAGAAGVHFEDQLSSEKKCGHLGGKVLIPTQQAVRHLVAARLAADVCDVPAILVARTDANAAKLVTSDVDPVDRQFLTGERTPEGFFVTKCGIEACIARGLAYAPYADLLWMETAEPNIDEARRFADAIHARYPGKLLAYNCSPSFNWKKKLDPESIASFQARLGEMGYKFQFVTLAGFHALNHSFFELARDFEARGMTAYAEFQAQEFASEPHGYTATRHQREVGTGYFDEVASVVSEGRASTTALRGSTEAEQFYDDRATVPA; encoded by the coding sequence ATGTTGAACGCGAACGGACGCGCCGTGGCGCTGCGGCGACTCTGGAAGAGCGGCAGCCGCTGGAACGGCATAACCCGCCGCTACTCTGCCGAGGACGTTCTTCGGCTCCAGGGCAGTGTGGTCGTGGAGCACACGCTGGCCGCGATGGGCGCGCGGCGGCTGTGGCGAGATCTTCAGACCGATGAGCCGGTTACCGCGCTCGGAACGTTGTCGGGAGGCCAGGCGGTCCAGGCGGCGCGGGCCGGCCTGCGCGCGCTGTACTGCAGCGGCTGGCAGGTAGCCGCCGACGCCAACGCGGCCGGCGAGATGTATCCCGATCAGAGCCTCTACCCCGTCAACAGCGTGCCGGCCCTAGTCGAACGGCTCAACAACGCGCTCGCGCGGCTCGATCAGGTCGAGTCGCTCGAAGGGCGCGGCGGCGCTCATTGGTACCTTCCGATCGTCGCCGACGCCGAGGCCGGTTTCGGGGGAGCGCTCAACGTGTTCGAGCTGATGAAGGCCATGATTCGCGCCGGCGCCGCCGGCGTACACTTCGAAGACCAGCTTAGCTCGGAAAAGAAGTGCGGACATCTCGGCGGCAAGGTGCTGATCCCGACGCAGCAAGCGGTACGGCATCTCGTCGCGGCACGGCTGGCCGCCGACGTGTGCGACGTGCCGGCGATTCTCGTCGCGCGCACGGACGCCAATGCGGCAAAGCTCGTGACGAGCGACGTCGACCCCGTCGACCGGCAGTTCCTCACCGGCGAACGCACCCCCGAGGGTTTCTTCGTAACGAAGTGCGGCATCGAGGCGTGCATTGCGCGCGGGCTCGCGTACGCGCCGTACGCGGACCTTTTGTGGATGGAGACCGCGGAGCCGAATATCGATGAGGCGCGGCGCTTCGCCGACGCGATCCATGCGCGCTATCCCGGTAAGCTCTTGGCGTATAACTGCTCGCCGTCGTTCAACTGGAAGAAGAAGCTCGATCCAGAATCGATCGCCTCGTTCCAGGCGCGCCTAGGCGAGATGGGTTACAAATTTCAATTCGTCACGCTGGCGGGCTTCCACGCGCTCAACCATTCCTTCTTCGAGCTGGCGCGCGACTTCGAGGCCCGCGGCATGACCGCCTACGCCGAGTTTCAGGCGCAAGAGTTCGCGAGCGAACCGCACGGCTACACCGCGACGCGGCATCAGCGCGAGGTCGGCACCGGCTACTTCGACGAGGTCGCGAGCGTCGTAAGCGAGGGCCGAGCCTCGACGACGGCGCTGCGCGGATCGACCGAGGCCGAGCAGTTCTACGACGACCGCGCCACCGTGCCCGCATAG